The genomic interval TGGATGGCATTTGCAAGTCCAGAAAGCAAATTTGTTTCCCCTTCCTCACAGACCTTCTCAATTTCCTGAGAGAGATTACGGAGGGCTTTTGCTTGCTTCTTCAGCTCAGCAATGAGATTTTCCCAGCCTGTTTGCAGATGTGATTCTGACTCTGCGCTATGGGATAGCGTGCCGATTGCTAAGTGTCTGCGGACAATCTCTGCCGCTAAACTTTGAGCTTCCTCCATCTCAATCTGCTCCATGTAGGGAGTGAGTTCAGGAGGGGCAACGTCAGCAAGATTATCAGTATTGCTCACATTGAGAGTATGCTTTGATGCACTAACAGCATCTTTCAGAGCCATGTCCCTTTGTTTCAAGGTTTCATTGGCTTTGACCAAGTCCTTTTGAAGCTCATCAAATTTTTCCTGAAAATTCATTGTTAGATTCTGAAGCGAATAGGCAAGCTCGGCGCTAATGCAGGCATTCTTGATGACATCCTGTGAAAAAGCACTATTTGCTAGTTTACCCGTCTCAAGCTTGTCCACCTCTGCCAAGAACATGGTCTCCAGCATAAGTTTTCTTGTAAGTACATCAGCATAAACAATTGAGAGACAGCCATCACAGTTCTTCTTGATGTTTTCAGCATCCTTGTGAATGGAGTTTAGGGCCAACATAATATCAGAGTTCAGGTCCTGCAGAGAGAAACCCATTCTCTCCAGAACTTCAGCCTCAAAGGATAATGTTCTGGCAAACCGTTTTATATTTTCCTTCATTGATTGCACATCTGGTGCATCAAAGATCTGGCACGACTCATAGAATGTGCTGCCCTTCCTCAGGTACGTGGTGGCACAAACCAGCCGTTTCTCTACTTCTGCAAGGGTACAAACGAGAGATTCAGCTGAACTCGTCTCTTTCTGATTGCTGAGAATTTCTCTGACTCTTTCTGTGCAAGACTCTACCAGTGCCAATGCCTTCTCATATTCATCAGTGTCCTGCTCACCAAAAGTCTTCTGACTAGATTCATCCATTGGTAATTCATCACAGGTTTTAGTTGTGCAGTCCTCCATGGTAGCTCTGGTGCTCAGGTGTTCCTGCATGGCTGAAAGATCAGGCTGGTCCCGTATCTTCTCTGTGAGGTGTCTGAGTTTCTCCTCCGTGGCCAATAGTTTGGTTTCCAGCGCATGTATGATGGAGATGAACTTCTCTGGATCTTTGCACTGCTGGAATGAACTGTCACTGACTACACTGATATCTTGGGTCAGGCTCAGGTCATGCATGTGGTCTAGGCTCAGATCTTGTGTCAGATCCAAAGAcgtgttttccatttgaaatttGTCTGCTCCCTGGGACCGGTGATAGGATTGGCACTGGATGGTGGAAAAGCGAATCCTCTGCCGCTTTACCAAGGAcatttctgtctctgagctGCTTCTTGCAAGCACAAGTGGGGAAGGACTTGAGGATGCGGAAACATCATGTTGCATCTCTTTCAAACCCTCAAGCAAGTCTTCGTGTGAGCGGCAACGTCGCATCCTGAGATCTGCATATCCAAGTCGCAAGGCATTGAGGTGTTCCTCCAGCTCAGCAATTCGATCCTCTGCAACCACCAGTTTTGCCTGCAGTTCCTGTTCTGCTCTTCGGGACTCTACCAGTCCCGGATAGTCATGCTCCATTTTTGAAAGTAGTTCCTCTTTTTGCTGCAAGCAAAGTTCTGTTTCTTCTAGACTACTGCCTAAGGCAGCCATCTTTATGAGGGCCTCACTCAAGTCCTGCTCTTTCTGTCTGATTAGCTGCTCATACATTTCCTTTGTCTGCTTCACTTCCTCTTCCTTCTCTCGTAGAACATGACTTATCCTAGCAAATTCTTCTGAGACGCGCTCATACGAGCTCTCAAGGGAGTGATAGTCTGTTTCCACCGTCGTTAAACATGCCTGTTGCTTTCCAACCTCTCGGTCGGCCTCTGCAATTTGATTGAGGAGTTCTTGACAGCGGCAAGTAAGCTGGTCACGTTCTTCTTCCAGCCTCCTCACACTCTCCCGCAGCATTTCCACCATATCCGTCTGCGCCTCCAACTCCTGCTGAAGACGATGGACTTCCTCCCTGAGTCCCATAGTTTGCATCCCACCACTCCCTCTCAGCAACGCCTCCACCTGTTCTTGTGCCTCTTGCAGTTGCTCTTCTATTTCACGCCTCCTCTCTTCGGATTCTGCCAACCTCCAGGTCAGCCCCTGTCGCTCCCGCTCGTGTTTCTCCTCCAGGCACCGCTGCTCTTTTCTTTCCCGCTCCTCTCTCATAGTCTGAGCTTCCTCGATGGAAATCAGACGCCCGGTGGCCTCAGAGAGTCTCTCCTGTAACCTCTGCACCTCTCTGTGCTGGTCCCTCTGCAAAGCTTGCTGCTGTTCGAGCTGTCTTAACTCTTGGTTCTTCTCTAGCAAACTGGCTTCAACTTGACGTAGACGTTCCTCACTCTCTCGCAGCTGTGACCGCAATGTCATCTCATTTCGGACCCATTCTTCTTCACGTTCTTGACAGCGAACCCGCTCAATTTTCAGCTCGCTGCGCATTCGTGCCACTGCCTGCTCGCTCACTACAATCTCCGCCATGGCAGATGTTAGCTTTTCCTCCAAGGCCTCTATCTCTGCCTCATGGTGTCCTATAATATCTTTTGCTTCGCTGTAGCTACGCCTCAAGCTGCTAACTTGTTGACTGGCCTTATCTTGCTTCCGTCGCTGGGAATCCAGCTCGGACTTTAGATCCTGGTTCAGTTTGCTGAGGCGCTGCCATGGCGCTCGGTGAACAGCGGTAGACGCTGCATCAGGTGAAGGCTTTGTAGCGGCCGTGTCACTCTTTAAGAGATTAAGAGGAAAGTACAATTAGTAACAGGAAGTCTTCTCTTTCATAGCCACATACATGATGCTCAACATCTTCTAGGCTGTGGCTGGGAACCCAGGAACGTTTGGAGTTTAATTTCCGAAGTTATATACTTACTTAAGCTTTCCACTGTGCTTTTTCAAGATGGAGAAAATGGTGCTCAACAATGAGGGAAAAATGTGAACAACAactaaaaaggaaaataaatgatcTAAAGAGGCTGTGGAACTACAGAATGCAATGCAACCGTGTCTTTGTGGATAATATAAATGGCATTGTACAGAAAAAATACAAGAGGAAAACTAAAAAGAATAAGGAAGAAACAGATGGAGTAACACTACACCAGATTATAAAACAGCAACTAAAGGAAAATGAAGAACAGAGGAATAATTCCACTATGCAAATTATGCAAAGAATGACAAGATGAAAGagacaacaaacaaaaagtagAAAAGCACAGCTGAAAGCTTGTCAGATGTTTACTTTTGTTATCTTCAGAAAACTTGTGGTTTGGTTACAAGAATTTTAACCAAAACCCAGTCAGAGCCCAGGGAAAGAAAGACATTGCAGATCAGTTAGTACCACTCATGCAGATAGTTTCATTAACACCCAAAAATTATATTAgtattgaattaaaaataaaaaagagccACAAAAACTACAGAAGATTTTGATTTCTGTATCTTTTCTGGCTAAGTTCACTTCTTCTGTTTGGGTACCTGTAGTACGTATCCTTCCCGTGCGTTCTGCTCTCTCCCACGCGCATCCTGAAGTTGCTCCTGTAAGACGGTGTTCTGCTGCTGGAGTCTGGCTAGCTCCCTTTGTGCCTGACCCAACTGTGGACATCAGAGAACATCAGAGGAAAGCAATAAGATTTGAACAAGGAAATATAAAATGTTCAGAACTGATCTGAATGCAATCAAAAAACCTCAATCAAAAAGTAGTAGGAACCTGCACATACACATCATTTTATGAAGGAAAATGAGGCAAGAAGTAAACACTGATGtttcagggctccagactgcagCTAAATGGTTGCACTTTGCGACCCTTTTCCTGCTGGTGTGACTACATTTTGGTGCGACCACCACGTTGCCCAACTGATGAGAGCTGCCATTTCTGTTGCACATAATGCATATGAGAAACagcaaacaaaatgaaatgaaagtggAACAAAACCACATTACTCATTTGAGCTGCGAAGCACAGACCGTTTATCAGCTCGGACAATAATAAACAGCACAACGCAGCGCAAACTCAGAACAGGCTCTCGGGCGCAGATCTCGATCACGTGATACTGTTACTACACAGCGCTGGGAGACCCAGTGAGAAAGCATTTGAATTCACCGCAGAATTAATAACATCGCAGCGAGATCTAGTGGGAAGCATTTAAATTTGGCAAAGTATTCTCTGTTATAAAGTACAGCTATCAGATCAAACAGTGCTGATGTGGAAACCAGCAGAAATATTGAGACCTGAATGAACAAGTTATATAAGGCTCTCcagtccacaaaaaaaaaaaaaaaaaaaaatcaccaacattcaccatggatttaatgtagtaacGCAAACTTTAACCATGGTCGCAGAAATAGTcgaatgtttttacattattcatttcagggttcatatgcaaacttttgagAGTGAAATCCAAGAacttttcaaggacttttaaaagtgcttcacactttttccaacacttcaaagctttaattttaatgttatttttaatgtgatttgtaaaactaaaagttaaaagatgaaggaaaactaatgcttcatagcaaacaaacttttattatcTTATTAGACATTTCCACTCCCTAATATATGGAAAAGTAGGAAAAGTCATtaagtctcatgaaaaacaaaaacttttattcaaattgtgactgaattacacagaaagcaagtAAAGAGTGCTCCTtctataatcactgaagctgtcagtcagttaTGGTACATATAAAAAGAGtggaaaatgtactttttttcccTATAAAAATGAGGTTTTTGCACATTACTGTTGttaataaaagtttttaaataattatagataaaatactaattttttatttgcatcTCAATTCAAGCTCAGTGCTGTAAGACTGAAAACatcttaagatattttaaaacgaacaaagacatttgctttactgtttcaacCCCCTCTCTCTTGCTACAAGGGCCATTTGGAAGGCACAAAGGTGTTGAAGGTGATCAAGGCCTGTAGgccaaaatgtatatacatcgGGGGTCTACAAATGgtcacacctttagtacagtgggggaagttttaatgtcctgattggtcagtttgaatgtctcatattttggtttcagtcacatggtcaaggaagggataaaagaggattgtaactgttgctctggctctttgattcttggcttttcttgggctctctctctctttctctttcactctctctctctatctctcaggtaacttttgacatacatgctgggtacgattaatggtatatgattttatcatctcatacatctattttgtaattattttaagtgtaaccataatcagatattgtcattaaaccctttctattacaaatgatgtgctaactagttttgatttagtattaacattaatgtgctccctattgcaatacaatattgtcacactgtagcaacgctctcccacatattttgctattataactgcgcttatttccgtcgttggtataagttgcagtgggtggttatagacaagaaatgtacagttttctgcCATCTTGCTGATAACGTTTCTTTAGTCGCTCGGCAACCCTACAGCCTGAACCCCTGTAGGAGGTCCACCGTTACAGTGCTTTactgtcaaatttccaataaataaacatgtaatattattagtaactgCACTTATTAATGCAAAACTATAGTAATATGATTAAATTACCTTCATGATTAATAACCCACCCCCCAGCACCACCAAATCAGGTGCTGGCGCCACCATCTGTAGAATTTAGTGGCAACAGTGCCACTGTTCTTaaatgttagtctggagccctgtgtTTCTTACCTCCTTTTCCAGTACGGTGGTCATCTCTTGTGGAAGGACTCTTTCTCCAACAGGTACATTTGAGATGTTAGGGGAGCTGCCAGTGATCGGTACCTGCTTTTCCTCTCTGAGGGGCGTTGTTTCTACCTGATGCCACCTCTGCTCAATTTCCACTTGGACATCAGAGTTTCTGCGGGCCGCTCGGTGACCGTTAACCTCCTGTGTGTCTCTGAGCTGGTCCACATCCATTCTCCCCGGTTCCTGTGGCACTTTATGGGGGAGCTTTGACGAGGGCTCTGACACCGTCGTCGCATTGACTCCACCTGCTGTAGGTGCGGTCTGATGGTGGTGCGTATATTCCTGCACCACTTCTTCTTCATCTCGCTGTGGCATCTTGTCAGTATGGCTGGTGGTAGTAATGGAAGACGACGTCTGATGAGAGGAGGTGCTAGAGATGGGAGAGGAGGCagcagaggaggaggaggagggagaaGATGAGATAATGACTGAAGTGTCTGCCCTCTTCATTGAGGGTTGTCCACTCTCATTTTCTTGTCCTGGGCGGAACTCAGACCAGTCAAAGGTTTTAGAGCGTCCCTCTCGCTTGTTGACTCGACTCTTACGCTCAGGAGGAGGCGCTGAGTCTGTGATGTCCTCATGTGACTTTTTAGCTTCAACTACAGAGCTGTTAGAGAGTTGTGAAGAGTTAGGAGGGGGTTGGATGAAGTTTTGCTCCACATTTGATCTGGTTCGCTCTTCTGGAAGGGAACTGTGACATGAGAAGATAATGAATCAATACACTGAGTACAAgtatttgaattattatttgtgTTTGCTAAGGAAAACATCACTGCCACTctctaaatatttgttttatcacAAAGAACTGTTGCACATGGCATTGTGCTCAATCTGAATGTTTACCGAAAACACACAGAGGTCAAAATTATGCCTTAATTGTTGACATAACtccaccaaaatgaaaatgtgttgtCAAACATGCACAGGGTTAACAAAGAGAACTGTGCTACAGCTGTCTAAGAACACACACCCAAACCACTGAAGACAGGATGGTTTGATTAATGGTTAGTAGGGTGAGGAAAACCATCTGGTCACTGCATGGCATTCAACCACCGTCAAACATGTCGGTAAACACTCATGTGTGTCTGTACACGCTCCAGGGTGTGTTCTAAAAGTGGGCGCTGATGCAATGCTATTTTTTCATCTCCTTTAAAGAATGGAAATAGATGGGGAGAGTGATGAGGTGTGAACATAAAATGTGCTGTACTGGccaaacttaaagggttagttcacccaaaaatgaaaattctgtcatttattactgagcgctttctgtccctccatagagatccaacgcaactaccactttcaaggtccagaaaggtcgaaatgacatcattaaagtactccatgaaaagatcttaatttgtgttccgaagatgaacgaagatttTCCGaatgtggaatgacatgagggtgagtaataaattacagtttttcatttttgggtgaactaaccctttaactacctGCCATCCTGTTTACCAGTATCTTCAACAAAAACTATCAATAGATAAAacttcaaattattaatttgtgcTGAAATATggctgtaaatatatataaatataaaaaacattttcctctCATTTAGTTTTAATGCACTAAAttcattcttttaaaaaagaaaatgcatcaACAGTGTTTTTCAATTATTGGATATTTTTAACTTGTTGGGCCTAAAATAATAATAGGTTTCATCTAATAATTGAATTCTGCCATGCGAAGACTCCAAATGACCTTAGCTTTAGCAAATGTCCCATATGGATTAGATTTATAATTAAATGATCTGTTTAGGTCTTTACCAGTTCTTTACTGATATGAAAGCTCAGTTGTGTGTCTACCTAATTTCTAATTACCTTCAGAAATTACACAGAACAACATCATGCCCTAACCAGACATGACataataagcttttttaaatgtgtgtctatgggttttttttttttttaagttgtctGTCTGCAATGAAAAGGTTTAATATAGGTCTGTCCAGTGTGAAGCTGATAAAATGTCCTTCAGTCAGACAGGATTTCACACGTATCACTTTATCATGTTGCGTCTGGTTAGCATGTGGTGTGAAACAGCTGGAATTTTAAATGAGGTAAATGTGTCAAGAGCATTAAATAAGTATAATGCTGTTAAACATAATTAATTAGTCTCAAAAATTAAaagcacaaacaaaaacaatctggCCACATACACAGCAGCgatgcaacacactccaaaataACTAAGCATACATTGTGAAGACTCTTCTATTTCATTTATCTCTATCCATTCTGTTTGATTCAGAGTGGCTgatttttaacatgttatttacaatacaattaagtgTACTAAATGAACATGTTAAATTAACAGTCCCATTATAAACAGAGCAAACAGGCAAACGACAGAGGCGAAAGGGAACCGGAATTACTGACATAACAGATAGAAGCCAGAACATCATGAAAGCACATCGCTACGCTCAGCTGACACAACAGCGgccacaaatacacacacaggttAGAATAAGAACAGGAAATGCCAACCTGGGCATAAGAACTGAAAGTTTCAGAGACACATTTTTCCTGTGGTCACATGGACGGAGCaggaaaaacacaagaaaataaattacacaGGTAAGTTAGGAACAGaagaaaactgaaataataataataataaaaaacaaaatcagtttttgaggaaaactcAAGAGGAAAAATGAAAGTTGACATCTTTCCAAAGAAGAGTTAATGCGCTCAAATGCTTTAGGGTAAGCATGTACTGTTTGTATAATGGTGTGGATCTTTAAAGGTAAGGTTTGTCATTTCAGAACCTGCCTGCTGAACGCTGAACCAGTGTTTTTATGCCAGGCCCAGGTGAATAGACTGAAAAACCAATTGTTGCCACTAGAGgtgcagaaatgacacacttcacctttattTTATAGatgaaaactatttttttttcctaattaaGTTAGAGAGGTAAATCTAATTGGTAAATGTTTGATGTTCTCTCATTCTTTTCCAACTAAACATGATGTAGAAGCTCACCGTGTGACATCAGGAGCGACGGTGGGCCGCATGTTCTTCAGAATGGCCTGAATCCAGTTTCTCCGTATCCCAGAAGTCATGGCAGACAGTGTGAATGCCCCTTCCTTACTCTGAGAGGAAGACAAGGACGTGAATGAGGAGATTGATCAGATCAGTGCTGTGGATTGATCAGATCAACTAAAAGAGACTATTTCTGTTCACTTCTTATATTGCTGCTCAATTCGACTTCAAGCGCCACAGAATATACTGTAAATCCAATGAGTTTCTTTTACTTTTACAAGACTTTTCTAGTCATGATTACTGGacaattgtaattaaaaaaaaaaaaaaaaaaaggttaacaagtttatttaaaaaaaattattcaaaggttatctattattttattaacagcTCTCAAACAAATAAGATTCTTTTTGGTTAATTCTTCAGCTCTAAATATTTTAGatccaataaaaataaattattatattcataatattatatatt from Ctenopharyngodon idella isolate HZGC_01 chromosome 23, HZGC01, whole genome shotgun sequence carries:
- the si:ch73-103b11.2 gene encoding centrosome-associated protein CEP250 isoform X4, giving the protein MAQSMSAKDNACRKFQANIFNKSKCQNCFKARDAHLLSDEDFTQAKPIYGGWLLLAPEGTNFDNPLHRSRKWQRRFFLLYEHGLLRYALDDMASTLPQGTINLNQCVDVVDGESRTGQKHSLCICTPEKDHYIRAESKEIIHGWQEALMVFPRTNKQNQKKKRKVETPTPQEPGPAKVTVTSTSSSSSMVCLPSTIAQAERVPPTRATLWQEETWSRATIPTSCSTGSLSQLDSGNLSAGRKPRVESGYFSLEKPKPEEDEGRQHQPQQEREPLPQQQPPPLLSSSSASSSSSSRSRYLSFDPELFSSPVSSHKHTSHNPHAAANTQISGDVCVTHNARAHKHNTQRLSKSEEHLSVDAPSLEFSPSSDANPCPLPSPDTLSSPNSHTCHANILPSSLSSSQSSLDSEQSPESRVGGAPGRAGRGGQGYAALADVPRARRLSHREAYRSSQKRQELRARARSPGREEVERLFGRERRRSQVIERFECHDDVNTPEQMDTTNSSTDPAPSYSKTANQRAGRNERRLSNQKQEFSLDSAKCRTDEVSSLAGYRRAKSLDRRATETLMTPDLLNFKKGWMTKLYEDGLWKKHWFVLTDQSLRFYRDSIAEEAADLDGEIDLSTCYDVTEFPVQRNYGFQILSKEGAFTLSAMTSGIRRNWIQAILKNMRPTVAPDVTRKNVSLKLSVLMPSSLPEERTRSNVEQNFIQPPPNSSQLSNSSVVEAKKSHEDITDSAPPPERKSRVNKREGRSKTFDWSEFRPGQENESGQPSMKRADTSVIISSSPSSSSSAASSPISSTSSHQTSSSITTTSHTDKMPQRDEEEVVQEYTHHHQTAPTAGGVNATTVSEPSSKLPHKVPQEPGRMDVDQLRDTQEVNGHRAARRNSDVQVEIEQRWHQVETTPLREEKQVPITGSSPNISNVPVGERVLPQEMTTVLEKELGQAQRELARLQQQNTVLQEQLQDARGREQNAREGYVLQSDTAATKPSPDAASTAVHRAPWQRLSKLNQDLKSELDSQRRKQDKASQQVSSLRRSYSEAKDIIGHHEAEIEALEEKLTSAMAEIVVSEQAVARMRSELKIERVRCQEREEEWVRNEMTLRSQLRESEERLRQVEASLLEKNQELRQLEQQQALQRDQHREVQRLQERLSEATGRLISIEEAQTMREERERKEQRCLEEKHERERQGLTWRLAESEERRREIEEQLQEAQEQVEALLRGSGGMQTMGLREEVHRLQQELEAQTDMVEMLRESVRRLEEERDQLTCRCQELLNQIAEADREVGKQQACLTTVETDYHSLESSYERVSEEFARISHVLREKEEEVKQTKEMYEQLIRQKEQDLSEALIKMAALGSSLEETELCLQQKEELLSKMEHDYPGLVESRRAEQELQAKLVVAEDRIAELEEHLNALRLGYADLRMRRCRSHEDLLEGLKEMQHDVSASSSPSPLVLARSSSETEMSLVKRQRIRFSTIQCQSYHRSQGADKFQMENTSLDLTQDLSLDHMHDLSLTQDISVVSDSSFQQCKDPEKFISIIHALETKLLATEEKLRHLTEKIRDQPDLSAMQEHLSTRATMEDCTTKTCDELPMDESSQKTFGEQDTDEYEKALALVESCTERVREILSNQKETSSAESLVCTLAEVEKRLVCATTYLRKGSTFYESCQIFDAPDVQSMKENIKRFARTLSFEAEVLERMGFSLQDLNSDIMLALNSIHKDAENIKKNCDGCLSIVYADVLTRKLMLETMFLAEVDKLETGKLANSAFSQDVIKNACISAELAYSLQNLTMNFQEKFDELQKDLVKANETLKQRDMALKDAVSASKHTLNVSNTDNLADVAPPELTPYMEQIEMEEAQSLAAEIVRRHLAIGTLSHSAESESHLQTGWENLIAELKKQAKALRNLSQEIEKVCEEGETNLLSGLANAIQMSSWRSDSSSLCMREALMQAQVAYVACRLRASHTRELSLCQETSRNMAALVQEHAESVAAIQRHYQSCLEKEHLSFTGTISSLQEENDMLRGELSYKLRELQEQRQSLTQLEEAFHREKEELKSRHAEEMGKAEQEQITRELDLMEHAAHNQRRLETLLQEMEDAELRHKEHIQKLEQEFHGKVQELQHTNREELHKLQECYSQTICSLEERSERVENKAEVDTCPMEEGDGSDQVTCRDSEALLRVRELEMQLSSMREELEQKPLDGDLTSLREKYQRDLDSLKATCERGFAAMEETHQKVIEDIQRQHQREVRKLLEEKERLLEEETNATIAAIEAMKNAHREELEKTQRSQMSGVSADIQELRRQYEEELQSIHRELEVLSEQYSQKCLENAHLAQALEAERQALGQCQRENQKLHIHNQELNHRLNEEITRMHSCISGDKLSSSLTQGKDIYELEVLLRVKESEIQYLKQEINSLKDELQSALRDKKYASDKYKDIYTELSIVKAKADCDINKLREKLLAATEALGELDAEGSGVTAGYVHKRKMRQKMSSSIFVFNADIMKSKSNPDFLKKEKSRQIRGVRSKSLKEGLTVQERMKLFETKDSRKI